The window TCATAGTGAGCTCCTATACGGCAATGGGTGTCCTGCATGTCGTTGATTTTGTTATGGGACCTCCAGTAAGTTATCCAGATCTTTGGGTACTACTGAATTGCGCTTTAGGATTTGGTTGTTTTACATTGTTTTGGCTTTGGAGCTACTACATGTTATTTACCATGCCGCGCAAAACGTTGCAACAACTTTAAGAGTAGCTCAATATGTACAATATCTTGATGAAGACAATTTGTCGCTATTAAGATATTCTCTTTTCCCCTGCCATTATGCTAAGTCCCTACATGCCACTGATGATGTCTCGGTCGGAGCAAGCGTTTGGTTTGTATTGGAAAAGATTTACAGAGAATTTGATGGTCCAATTCTATATATTGTGTGATTTTCCCTTTTTTAGCATTAATTGAAGTGTTTTGCTTTGAGCCTTGATTTTTTACGTTTTGGTCGTGTCGTACTCTCTTTACCAAATATTATGATGTTTACTACAGAATAAATAAATGCGATGATCAGCATGTAGTTGAGCTGGGAGCTAGAAATTCGCATTCCGGGCTAAATTCACGACCCCTCCCCACTTCAACTCACGGTAATATTCATAATTAGTAAAATTCGAATTCTACTTGCTGGAATCAATCACTACCATTTTGAAGTAAGCAATTCTGCGCCAAGGCATAATGTTGCgtaaatcttcttcaacctttcTGACTCGACACTGGCTTCAATTCAAACTAATGTGATTACTGATTAACCCGTTATGTGATTTagacagaagaagagaaggttCAACACCCACATGATAAAGCCGCTTGAGTAAGCCATTGCATAGCTTTTGCAGCTCTGTGAAGTCTTTTGATTTATTCAGTTTAATTTCAGTGGTATCTTTATTGAGGAAGTTGAATCCTCGTTAAATAACCAAAATGTGACACTGATCGGATCCACACGTATGCTTCAATTTTTAAACCACGACTTCGACTGCAAAattaatcttttcttcccatTCCTCACAGTTTTCAATTGTAGGCTGATTGATGGTTGAACTATagttttcatcaacataTTATTTATGttattttttgaatgtaGCACACTCATAAATTAATTGTTTAATAAATCTTGTTCCTCGTGGCCCAATGGTCACGGCGTCTGGCTACGAACCAGAAGATTCCAGGTTCGAGTCCTGGCGGGGAAGATTTTACTTTTTTTTAGCACAATCTCTAGTTGCTCTTGTAACCTATTACCTCTGCAAATTGTGAATTCTCGAGTACAATGGATATAGCGCTTTTGGTGTATCACTAAACAAGCTGAATAAGATGCGGTATTCGCAGAACCTCTTGGAAAACCATCGACTCTTTGGCTTTGTCGGGACTTCGCGTTGTCACAGTAtatattttcaagaaaagtGGCACTTTAACGATGATTCAAACTGATAGATAGAGGAGTTCAAGGCCAATCAAACCGTTTTGCACCCATATACCAGTCTTTGAAATGTCTCCAAGTAATAAGGAAGTTGCTTCTTTAATCGTTGATTATTTATctcaattggttgaaaagaaggCAGTCTCAGAAGAGGCTATCGATTCATTAAACGTGGCCATCGATTGTATTGGTGAGTCCTTTGAAGTTCAAAAGGGCGATTCAAAAGCAGTCTTCGGTGGTAAGGGTCTAGTTGAACTTTTGCAGAACGAATCTGgctcttcatctgaaaCTGCCACTACTCAAGCCGAGAGTATTAAGGTCAATATACCAGCGGAAGATGCTGAAACGAAGGCCAAAGCagagactttgaaattggaaggtAACAAAGCCATGGCTTGTAAGGACTTTGATTTGGCTATCAAAAAATATAGCGATGCAATTGAAGTTTTGCCTACTAATGCTGTTTATTACGCCAACAGAGCTGCTGCTCATTCCTCTATGAAGGCTTACGAAGAAGCTATCAAGGATGCAGAGAGTGCCATCAAGACAGACCCAACATACTCTAAGGGCTACTCGAGACTTGGTTACGCCAAGTTTGCGTTGGGTCAGGCGGAAGATGCTTTAGAAGCTTACAAGAAGGTTCTTGATATTGAGGGTGACAAGGCCAGCGACGTGATGAAGAGAGATTACGAGactgcaaagaagaaagttgagCAATCCttggatttggagaaaaagCCAGAAACTCAGGCTAGAGGTGCCGATGCAGGTGCAGGTGGCGCAGGTGGTTCCGGTGGTTTCGGGGACTTTGCTTCTATGTTGGGAGGTGGTCTTGGTGGTTTGTTGAATAACCCTCAATTGATGCAAGCTGCTCAACAAATGATGCAAAACCCACAAGCTATGTCCCAAATGGAGAGTATGATGCAAAACCCAGGTGTTAGACAGATGGCCGAAAACTTTGCCCAGGGCAATGGTATGCCAAATATGGGTGACTTGATGAACAACCCAGCTCTAAGAGATATGGCTGGTAGCCTGTTCGGAGGCGCTAATGGTAACGCTCCAAATGATGTCCCCAAGAACTCAGACAATGGTAGCAACTAGGTTAGAAGAAATGTATTAATTTAGGTTGCTAGATTCATCGTGACCACTACGCAAAggcttttcaaagagtctAATTAAATGACATGTTTTTATGTTACTATTTATGATCGTAATTTTTGCCCTGAAATGTTCCGGAGGTCCCTTTGTATATGAATTAACCTctccttcaactctttgatGTTTTCCCTTACCCATCTCTTTATGACGCCCCTGCAGATATATGCTCCTTTAAATTCCATGAACTTACTTAGCTGCTCAGCCAAGCTTTCATGGTCATGCGCTATGATAGCACCAGCTTGATTCATGCTTCTTCTCGTCTCCGCTATGCTGAAGGATAGCCttttttccaatttttccttcttGCCTTCTAGAATTTTACCAATAATTCCTGCATCCGTAGAAGTCTCGCCGTTTTTAACCAGATGTGGGAAGTTTTGTGCGTACTGTTTACGGAAATTCAATAGCTCTCCGTAGAGTTTCCACCACTCAGGTATTTTGACCTGCAACAGATTGTTAATATGGTCGTAAAGCCGGATGGTACACTTAAGCATGAGATCAATGTCTTCGACTAATAAAATCATTGAATCGTTCCCGTAGACCGTAGTGCAAGAAAATTTGTGGTCCGTTAATGGGTAAAGATCTCCCATGCCCTCGGATCCAAGAGGTAGGAGCAATTCAACAGATTGTTCAACGtctgaagatttcaagcGCAGGAAGATAgccagcttcttcattacGTGCAATTTTGATCTCAACGTCGAGAGCTCTGCTTGATTAAAACGTAAAAAGCCTTGTATAATGCTCATTTCCTCTGGTTCCACTTTCTTGCTAAAGATGTGCGTAGTGCCGTTCCTGAAAGCTTTATATTGAACCTTGATCCACGATAACAACTTTGATTCATTGGCTAGAATATCTTTGGGTAGTTCTTGGCTATTAATCAAAACATTAAAGCAGTTTGTCAAGCTTCGTAGATAGCATACTGTTTCAAGCTTACCGATACTTGATAATCTCGCTTTACCCAGACTGGCTAACTGATTTAAGGTAGAGTCCAGAGGCAAGAAAGTCATTGGGCATGTTCTCAATACGGTTCGAAAGAAATTCTGTACTGTCTTCAGATGAAATTCTACGGTTTCGAAATTGCCCTTCCTATCTGCTTGGACTGTGATATTGACTAGCCAACTTGAAGACTCGTACTTTAATGTGTGCACGAAGCATTTTCCAAATGCGGTGTCCATCGCAGATTGCTTGGCTATCTCATGCAATATCAGCGGATTTTTCGCATAGTCGATAGAGCACAATAATAAAGGATGTTGTATCTTTCCTAGTATGACTCGCTTATCAGTCAGAATTGACTTTGTGTTGTCCAATCTATTGTATTTGGCATAAACCATGAGAGGTGTAAGCCCCTTTCTGTTTCTAGCATTCACATCTACGCTTTCATACTCGAGTAGAATGGAAATGCTCCGCTTCAAAATATGAAGTAAAGTGTTTTCTTTACGGTCCTCATGTACTGTAAAACAAAAGGGTCTCATTCTGCACGCATACCACTCAGCAGCACAACGAAACGATGCCCTAATCATATCATCGTAATTCGGCTGATCGTAACTTCGGAAGATCGTGAAAAGCGCAGTGTGACCACTCGAATCCTTAACATCCCAATCGAAGAAATTCCCAATTTGTTCGAGGATGTTAATTTCATGAGTCAAGTAATGCGCTGCTGTTCTTTTGTCTTTGTCCGATCTGTTGAAATACGCAAACATTTCTTCCTGTGTGCACGAGGACTTTATAAGATCCACGATTAACGATGCGGCATCGCCATTGCCACACTTAAGCGATTGCATCAATAGGGTACAACCTTCAGTTGTCTGGTCCTCAAGAATATCTTCAAGTGGAAAACTTCTCTCATCGCTTAGTAGTTCCTGTAGTATATCGTTTTTGCCATTTGCAATACAGATAGATAGTAAAGATTCACCTTGTTCCGTTCTGTAAGACAATGTCTTTTGGTAATGTATGAGGTTCACAGAAGAAGACTCCGAAGATAACTTGTCAACAAGGGAGCGAGCATTTTCACATTCTGATTCAAGTCTGCTCATTTTTTTGGATCCTTTAAGCTCATCAAAGTAACACACAGCAGCTTCCAAGGTGGAAATGGCATATCCTAGCACTCCAAATGTGATGGATGTTTcgttcttggcaaaattcTGAAGATAGAATAGTTGGCCCTTGAGATTTCTCAATTGTGTCCTGCAAATAACAAGCACAAACAGACTCAGTAGCGTATCAGCACCTATTGCTACTGGTGAAACTTCCTGGATACTTTTGTCAACTCTCGACAAATTTCGCAACGTGTCAATCAAATACATTGCCTTATCAGCGTGCGCATGAGCTAGAGGGAGCCGACTGAAAGAGTTCATTGCTAGTTCAATATTATTTTCCATTGATACGACGCTCTTAAGATTGAATTCTTCGAACTTATCAGGGTACAGGCCTGTCTCGAGCTGATGAAGCGAAAGATATCTCAAACCGTTCGATTCGACCTCCgagtctttgaaatgaTGAGTGATTCTCACCCATATGTCATCATACAAGTTCAGCTCCACATAATCGTATATCAGATCCGAAAGGTCAGGCATAGATGCAAAGAGGGCGTCGGACCTCATAGCGGAATAAGCTCGCCGTATAATATCGTGAAAGAGCTCAATATGTGGGTCGTCGCCTTCAGGTGTGCTTCGATACTCCGCAAACAACTCATTGAATTTTAGTGCCCAATCCGGATGGATTCTCAGGATGTTGTCGAAAGAAGACTTACTTCCCTGAGACGAGTCTAAAGTCGGCGAACTGCCGTCTTTAGTCTCTCTTTTACCAGACCCAAGGGTTTGCGAAATCTGAACCCGTTGCGTTCTTACTGACTCTGCACATATTGGCTCATCGATGCATAAAATTGGGAACTTATACTCTTGAAGTAGG of the Torulaspora delbrueckii CBS 1146 chromosome 7, complete genome genome contains:
- the TDEL0G04490 gene encoding uncharacterized protein (similar to Saccharomyces cerevisiae YML002W; ancestral locus Anc_6.20); the encoded protein is MPYHLPVLLNPLVNAVFNCPNPSTSNLKKLFSNLKDRKFILLVPPCDRLLDCNDKLSGSPLQELCYSYEFVASHVLLIDEQNAEYMTTAPPSQVKFDTLNGKKVIVRSQNRIILTSDGFQVKKRCHITKTDLFVNFNEYLLQEYKFPILCIDEPICAESVRTQRVQISQTLGSGKRETKDGSSPTLDSSQGSKSSFDNILRIHPDWALKFNELFAEYRSTPEGDDPHIELFHDIIRRAYSAMRSDALFASMPDLSDLIYDYVELNLYDDIWVRITHHFKDSEVESNGLRYLSLHQLETGLYPDKFEEFNLKSVVSMENNIELAMNSFSRLPLAHAHADKAMYLIDTLRNLSRVDKSIQEVSPVAIGADTLLSLFVLVICRTQLRNLKGQLFYLQNFAKNETSITFGVLGYAISTLEAAVCYFDELKGSKKMSRLESECENARSLVDKLSSESSSVNLIHYQKTLSYRTEQGESLLSICIANGKNDILQELLSDERSFPLEDILEDQTTEGCTLLMQSLKCGNGDAASLIVDLIKSSCTQEEMFAYFNRSDKDKRTAAHYLTHEINILEQIGNFFDWDVKDSSGHTALFTIFRSYDQPNYDDMIRASFRCAAEWYACRMRPFCFTVHEDRKENTLLHILKRSISILLEYESVDVNARNRKGLTPLMVYAKYNRLDNTKSILTDKRVILGKIQHPLLLCSIDYAKNPLILHEIAKQSAMDTAFGKCFVHTLKYESSSWLVNITVQADRKGNFETVEFHLKTVQNFFRTVLRTCPMTFLPLDSTLNQLASLGKARLSSIGKLETVCYLRSLTNCFNVLINSQELPKDILANESKLLSWIKVQYKAFRNGTTHIFSKKVEPEEMSIIQGFLRFNQAELSTLRSKLHVMKKLAIFLRLKSSDVEQSVELLLPLGSEGMGDLYPLTDHKFSCTTVYGNDSMILLVEDIDLMLKCTIRLYDHINNLLQVKIPEWWKLYGELLNFRKQYAQNFPHLVKNGETSTDAGIIGKILEGKKEKLEKRLSFSIAETRRSMNQAGAIIAHDHESLAEQLSKFMEFKGAYICRGVIKRWVRENIKELKERLIHIQRDLRNISGQKLRS
- the SGT2 gene encoding Sgt2p (similar to Saccharomyces cerevisiae SGT2 (YOR007C); ancestral locus Anc_6.21) — encoded protein: MSPSNKEVASLIVDYLSQLVEKKAVSEEAIDSLNVAIDCIGESFEVQKGDSKAVFGGKGLVELLQNESGSSSETATTQAESIKVNIPAEDAETKAKAETLKLEGNKAMACKDFDLAIKKYSDAIEVLPTNAVYYANRAAAHSSMKAYEEAIKDAESAIKTDPTYSKGYSRLGYAKFALGQAEDALEAYKKVLDIEGDKASDVMKRDYETAKKKVEQSLDLEKKPETQARGADAGAGGAGGSGGFGDFASMLGGGLGGLLNNPQLMQAAQQMMQNPQAMSQMESMMQNPGVRQMAENFAQGNGMPNMGDLMNNPALRDMAGSLFGGANGNAPNDVPKNSDNGSN